Part of the Ostrinia nubilalis chromosome 25, ilOstNubi1.1, whole genome shotgun sequence genome is shown below.
GACGTTATAACCAACCGAACTTAATAAGCTCTAGGCTATGTCgcctcctctgcatcatgtcagCTATACAATTGATACATATCATAGGTTCCTCATGAGATTGAGGAATTGCTGGTTGCATTATCCAAAATCGGGCTGGGGTTAACATTGGGGCTCGGGTCGGAGTCCATACGTAAGTCGTGGTCGGCGTTTAGGCAAGGTTCGATGTCCGAAAGTGAGCCATTGGTCATTGGTTGAGTGAGATTCGTAGTTCGAGAGAGTTCGAGAGTATGCCAGGGTCATCGGGAAGGGAAGCATCGAGGACCAtggtcaaaaaaataaagtcgtcaaaagggaaacttaatacaacactcttctgcttttattttggcaaagacttggttttgagaaataaacaacactcacgatgaaaaatacaaaacaaagcgaatgacagataacagctgtgacaatattttcagtgttgccatgctaataatgtggtgatgaataaaaattatcgatataaaaatcgattgtattttttgatgactcgaaataaggtgtataataaggtgtgtgtgaaataaggtttcatttagttatttaaatattttggtaGTGTTATTGGaatattaaaaaggttttataaatgtcattttaatgaatacgtatttaaaaaaaatactacttgTCATAGTCGAAAAACAATCGATATGAATCGATTCTTACCGATAAGATTCATTTTGGCAACACTGAATTGAGTGTTAAAGACAGGAAGTTGTAATTATCACATAAAGTACTATTTATattggatttttataaaggcaaattgatacaaagttacactaagtgaatactttaaaaatttattaaaaatttttggcaaattcatattttcattagcagcttgtccacgccaggccagaaatgaacattgccctttatgatatttatgtacaattggctctaaattaagaaaataatcatattataacaaaaacaatgatctgttgttatgaacaaatgcaacgattccacaataattcgtgaaaaaacattttttttaaactttagtatacatccataatattttgtcatcatcataatcatttcaactgaacataagcctctcccaatgatttccataatgaccggttggtagcggcctgcatcctgcgccttcctgtgggaggacgttctacactgagctttccggcacgtagcttccactccagaaacgtGATGGGATAGCATCATTTCtgtatactatgtgtcctgcccattatcacttcagcttgctaaaacatcggactatgccaccatgcgactttagatcGTTTACGGGACTCCTCATTACAGattcgattgcataaaaaaacaagcatagtccactccagtgtacactatgcaactttgtggttcgtaagcctacagtgagaggccgcttttcagtacaatttgtcatcactgatacactggatgtagactttgatcttatggcactaaggtattttagatgactctaccgagctgtttcacttatccaagctattgttgttaagacgtccacctacaaggtgaagaaggtgagatgagcttatagaggttgtagcaatggcaatcagttaatctcgaaatcattggaggcctatgctcagcagtattattatgtgctatggacgccataagtgtagctgaaataataataaaaataaataaatcgttgggcaatttcatacagcgccatttagctacaaaataagcaacaaatatgcttgtgttatggttgctagcttaacggatatactacttatttactgtttaaacacaaattattcttaacataaaaatgataatgtttttttattcataacaagaccgcaatcgcacctggtcttaagtgagatgcagtctgggatgtcattcttagttaaaaaacccttttttggtgcttgaaagaccaaaaactaatttattttatgattcatatagggccctgaccatatgaatcacgcacagataaatcagttttttgcctaaaatcgagcaaaactTGTCATACATACAGACTACAGTGTTGTCACTTTTCTACATGATTatataacccaaaagcatcacaagaaagacagattagatttttaacgcaataatgtaattttatgaagtaggcattgtaatcagcatgccacctgaaccaagcacagatgaatcaagtatttgccttcgtcacaccgggttctaagccaaccagctccacgtctgccttctagctcatccgttgcaagatgggcttgcctccacgccagaaaccagactctcatgattaaaacctgaccagttatggtcaagaacagctcacgccatatgaatcagtattttatgccggacactgcttatttatttttttacgaacaaactaacttaattaaaattatgacacattttttttgtagaaggacaactcattagctttcgaaataattttaatttatattgatatatcaaaaggaaaatgctacatcaaccattttgttccggaaaatggctaacggacacaccatatgaatcagagaatcacacttcaaatatttttattttgtataaagacagcaattatgtcaaaaatgtaatttgcgccagatagggctatagctaagctatacgaaaaaaaatattgcatgccattttgttagttggttacagaactatacccaaagacatcgaaaattttgcctccgaagaaatacccTTGAATGATTCACAACATTCGTCATCACTCCGGTATGAGTACGATGAAAACAGTTCTAATTCCTATTTctgtattattttcttattccTTCTAAGgtagaaattttaaaattacgtcTCAAGAAAGGCGTGATTGAATCGATACAGCCGTTATTTAGAAAGCAAGTTTTAGCGTGCAGTTCCGGTATCCCCTCTTCCCGTAGATAGCCTCCCCAACCAGTTTGGCCAGAGTGGAGTGGGGACGGGGAGTACAGGACTAGAGGAGGTCCAAATCCTCgatttgtctctggtaaattgAAGAGGATCATgatcctgcaatggagactaaatgacaagatttaagatgatgatgaaatttttTGCGACATTTCATTTCAGACTACAATCATTGTAAAGATATTCGCTTTTACAATGCCGCGTTAAAATCatcatttattgttttaatccTCATTAATAACGTGCTAGACTTATTGAAATCCCTAAATGCAGCGGTCTGGTCTCTAATCCCCTGTGTTTGTAATCGGGATTCTTATCATCGCAGTTTTTAACACTACTGCGAGCAATTTCAACGTCCAAAGTAGGTATAACTGTCAACAAAATCCTAAAAGGATTTgcattttactaataaatagcCTTATCTTCTAAGCCAGCTCGTGTCATAGATCGCATCAATACACGTGTTAAAATCTAAtcagaagtaaaaaaaaaatatacaggtcgtcccagaatgggtgaatcaaactacTATAGGAGGTAGTTTAACCTCTGACCTACCCTTAAAATATGAAACTAGTAAGATTTTTTAACCCTGTAAAGGCTGTTTCCAAAGATTCCCCAATTTACGTTCATTTGACTCTGATTCCAGTGTTTCGTGACAGCCTGCGTGTCGCTGAACATCATCGGACATGGAGCCGTCATTGGATTCTCCGCCATCCTCATCCCGAGTCTCAGGAGGCCGGAGTCCCACATTCATGCCACTCCAGCTGAGGAGTCTTATATCGGTAAGTTGCCTCactacaggactattcccacctttcgtttccacctctgcaactcctgtgtagccaggatctacagcttaatgCCGATCTAAGTTTGTCCTGGTCAcctcgttcgttttagccaaatgacgtccactgctgaacaaaggcctcccccaaggttttccacagtgAACAATCCTGCGCtgaccgcatccaggctcttcccgcgacctttaccagatcgtcggtccacctagtaggaggcctgcccacgctacgtcttccagcccgtggtcgccactcgagaacttttttggTTATCTCACTAGATAAACAAAAACCTGACCATTCGCCCGCAACAGGCATCTTATGGACAATCTCGCTTTACCATAGATACGTAAAACGTTAATTATCAACAAAATACAAATACTGTAAAGCAAATGACGATGACGGCTAGCGGCTTAGAGTCATATAGATTAACCCTCATGAATCCAAATATCTGTTGTCAAAGAGGTGTGTGAAGGTAAAGAGCTAGCTTAGACAATGAATGTACAcagataaaattgtttttttcgcCAACCTGTTAAAGTCTACGTCATCTATTGATAATCCAACTATGTGAGGACAATCTCCACGCGATAATTCGAGATTATTTTCCAAGTTTGTTGCTAAGGAGTTTGATTATTAATATCACGCTAATCCATCATAGTCAATTTGCCACCGGATTCCTTGAATTGATAAGATAAATCTATTTTGTTCTTTGATCTTGTTATGAATCGGCACGTTTTCAAAATGaaggattttttaaatattaaattcattcTATTCTAATGACCTACTAATTCTTTTCAGCATCAATCGTGGGCATCGCTCTCATCGCGGGGAACATCATCATCACCCCACTGCTAAACATGGTGGGCCGAAAAACTGCACACTTGCTCACCATCTTTCCTGTCCTGATTGGCTGGTTCATCACCGTCCTGGCCGACAGCGTCACAGAACTCATCGTCGGTAGATTCCTCCAAGGAGTCTCCATGGGAATGCTTGGTCCTCTAGGATCCATAATCGTAGCCGAAATGACCGACCCGAAAAAAAGAGGAGCTTTCCTCACTTGCGTCTCCCTATCACTTACCATTGGAGTACTGTTTGGTCACACCATCGGAACATACTTGAGTTGGCAGCAAGTTGCGCTGGTCTCATCCTTCATAACCTTCTTCAGTCTTCTCCTGATCATATTCGCCCCCGAGTCCCCACCATGGCTGATTTCGCAAGGTCGTTATGAAGAAGCTGAGGAAATTTTCTACTGGCTTCGCGGCCGGGGTGACAACCAAAACGACGAATTGGAAAGCATGATCGCTGCACAAAAAATGGCGAGGAAATCCAGTGTCGCAGGACAAAAATTACCGATCAGGGTCCATATCGTACGCTTCTTCAGATACGTAGGTCAGTCATTCAGAAAACCAGAGTTCTTCAAGCCCATTCTGATCATGTTGTTCTTGTACGTGATGTTCCAGTTCTCTGGCATCAACGTCATCAGTTCGTACGCGTTGGACATCATCACGCAAGTGGTGGGACCTGAAGCGAATTCGGAAAGATTGATGGTGGCGATGGACATCGAGCGGTTGGTGTGCAACATCATCGTCGTGTTCCTGATGAGGGCTTTCAAGAGGCGAACGGTGCTATTCTGCAGCGGGACAGTGTGTATTCTGGCGTACCTTTCGAAAGGGGCGTATGTTTACGCTAAACACAGCGGGAAGTTGCCTCCATCGTTGGAAGGGCAGTGGTTCCCTATATTGCTGTTAGGCATTTACATGGCATCGCTGACACTTGGTATATCTTCGGTGCCGTTCGCAATATCAGGGGAGATTTTCCCATTGGAATACCGAGGCTTGGCTGGTGGAATCAGCGTGCTGCCTTTGTCGCTGAACTTCTTCATTGCTGTCAAGTGTTTCCCAGTTTTGACAGCAGCCATTGGTCTGCCACTAACGTACGTGTTGTACGCTTGCGTTGTATTGATCTGCTTGGTGTTTATCTTCTTCTTGCTGCCGGAGACCAAAGACAGGACTCTCCAGGACATCGAGGACACCTTCCGAGGCATGGACCCTCGAGACCGTAGGTCTATTCAACCTCTGAAGCCTAAAGAAGGCGCGGAGATGATGCGTAGATGTAGTTCACATATTCTGTActaaatttttgataaaatgtgacAATTTGACCGAACGAAGTGCGTGTAATTTGGAGGCGAATTTAAAGCTGTGTTGTTATGAAAGATTGTGAATGTGCTTTTATTCGTCAAAAGTATGTTTGCTTGTTATTTTAtcgatattctttaatgttgtAAATAATGAATCAGTTGAGTGTAGTACTTACTTTATATCACAAGAAAAAGTTCCTTAAAATTGCATTACGTCAATGGACTAATCCGTGTTACCTAcctctttttttaaatgaaactcTATTTAGATACCGATCTTGATTAGAAAGAGATTAATCAAAAAGTTTCTTAGGTATAATTAATACCTAATTTAGGGCCAAGTTGGTACACGTAGCTCGAATAAAGAAGTGGCAAAAGAGTCATGAATGACTTCTTGTTGAGTAAATTGTAAGGAAATGattgaatttcaaaataaagtttgcAAAATTATGCCACAAGCACGCAGCTTTATTGGAGAATGAATTAGTTTGTCTGGCTGGCcccttatatttttaaataggtaattaaGTTTCAGATTAAAATGTGATATTAATCTAACTAAATGTGATAAGTAGCTTGCGTATTTATTTGCCGACTAGTTATTGTAAGTTATCTATAAGATTGTGCTATCCAGCTCTAAGGTGCAAGATCCTACAGATTAGCATTATCTACTTAATTTTAAgacttttattaaattattgtaaattaatcTCAATTAATACACATTTCCGAATTGTTTTTTGTGTCATTATCATTTGGTATATTTTGTATATTCGAGATACGTCTTCTTCAATTACGAGTTCGAAGAAATTAGACGAAAGTAACATAGACATTTTTACATATtccccatactgaaactgtcaatgtgccagttatactaTGTGACAACGGatgccctaatgtgaaagcgctcttattcTCGGATATtagtttggtcgaatcgagccttagggtggattcgaccaaacaagagtaaatattattctcagaataaatcgtcagttttgacatatttcccatactgaaactgtcaatgtgccagttataccaggagctattctcggataaaagtttggtcgaatcgggccttagtaaaataagtaggtaccctaGTGTAGTTCAGGCACAATACAAATTAGTAAACATTGAAATTAACAAGTGGGTACTTACCTGCTTTATTGCCGCTGCGCCTGCGCCGACGGTAGGAAGATATTTTATGAGCCTTCgctgggtccgtggccgagtcccccagtattcgacgcacccgtggttgaagcccccgatttaaataaatttaatatcatatttttttcggcttttgcactaagtacagtcaacgaaaaccatgcatgtttgacgctatttaaaatgatgtattgTAACACGGCGCGCCCTTTTATTTACTTCGAGCGACAAGCGCCGAGCCTGCCACTACGTCACAGCGAGGActacgcgcgcgcgcagccggttTACCCTGCCCCGAGACCCCGCACGCCGCCGCGTACGTCACACGCGCTCACCGGCTGGCTATAAAAGGCGTGCGAGCCGGCCTAGAAGTCAGTTCGTCCGCGACGCTCCGCGCTTCCGTACCACGGAACACGATGCGCCCGCCGGATTGAACTCGCACACACCGCGATGGTAAGGTCTGCTTCCGTAACACGGAACTGACTGGACATCGCGTTGTATCGTCCCATGCACGCTTCCCGTGCCTACTAGATTGTTAATAGAAATAGTAACTGTTGTCTTGTAGTAGCTAAGTTAATTACGCTAATTAGAATTTGCTCATTGTTTACATACATGCTTAGCTCAAATGCataatccaatcctggttttatGACTTAGATAATTATTCACGCTTATTGCTAtaaatttattaagtaaatgcTATTGTACTAAATATGGCCCTAATGCATACGCCGATCCTAGATTTCCGCTTTAATTAGTTTACTCATACTCTTGATATAAACTTTATTGATTAAACGTAATTGTTTAGTTTCCTATAAAGTGTGGCCCTGATTCATATACCAATCCTTGTTTTGTGTTCTAATTGAATTACTCACGCTTTTGTAATAAGGTTTATCAAGTAAATACAATTGTATAGTTTACCATTGGATCCGGCTCAAATGCATATACCGATCCTCATTTTTGCTTCAAATGTTAAAATCACGCTTTGCCATAAGATTCATTAGTCAATGCAATTAGTATTGCttattattaagtattgttCATATGTACATGCCGATCCTAACTttactgtgatattttgtttgtaCCGACTAATACTTCCGTAATTGAGAGGTTGTCTGCTTTGATCTTGTAATTTAGTCATAGGTTGATTGGCAATAAACACGAGATAAAGCCCTATAGAATTGGTTTTGGTCATTTCTCTCTGTAGGTTAGGTTCCCCTCCTACAAATAGGGCGACCCAACGCGGCGCCCTCTTACAAACTGGCGTCCCAACGTGTGGGGCCCTCTAATAAACTGGGTCCCATCGAGGCACGAACCTAAGCTTAACACTTGAGACCAAAACCGCACAGACAACCTGCTCTCTTAGTCTCGCGAGTTAGGGATTAGTCGAGATAGGGTTAGGCTAATAATAGAAATAGCACTTTGGCAGATTCGTCATTCGTGGTAGGTACTACCACAGGCCGCCAAAGATACGACGTTGAGAATACCAACGGACCTGCCGCTTTTTGGAAGACCCTTCTATTGTCTACGAGTTAGAGGAGGAGTCCATCCAAGACATATTTGTAAAGCTGAAGGAGGAATTTGCCCTTCTGCGAAATGTTTTCCTCTATGGCAACCACACTTGAATTTCAAGTCACCTCAACCTTCCATGAGTTCGGAAGTTGCAAGCGGGCTTATAGTGGTGCCGTCAGGGATGAAGGTTAATAGCAGCGTAAAGCTGAAGGAGGAATATGCCCTTCCGCGAATTGTTTCCCCTATGGTAACCACACCTGGATTTCCAAAGTCACCTCAACCTTCCATGATGAGTTCGGAAGTTGCAAGCGGGCTTACAATGGTACCAGTATTAGGGATGAAGGTTAACAGCACCGAAAAACTCAAATTCTGATACATGTAACCATGTCATCAGCCCTGTTTGGAAACAGGGGGAGGGAGGAAATTATTCCTTGCGGGAGAAATTTGAGAACGCCCGAGGGTTTTCGTAGCAACTGTACTCAGGGGCTCAGCACCATGGCCCTATATGATATTCTGAAGTCATGGACCTAGTTCTTTGAAATTGCAGACTTCAATGTTCCTGACCAGCGCCTGGGCCTGTACCACTCGTCAGCGCTCTGCCTGTTCCAGAGCGCTGAGACAGCGCCCCACCTGCTCCAGAGCACTGAGACGGCGCCTGTGCCCAGTCCAGCCAGCCTACGGTGGTGCCTCCCGAGCCACCTCCGCAGTaccatgcgtgagcgtggtcaACCAGAGGCCgtgccatgcgtgagcgtggttggctgaagaagatgacctcccgagccacctccgctgcgccatgcgtgagcgtggtcggctgaagaagatgacctcccgagccacctccgccttgccatgcgtgagcgtggtcaTACGAAGAAGATGACCTCCCGAGCTACCTCTGCAgtgccatgcgtgagcgtggtcaACCAGAGAAGGTGGTGCCTCATACCACATCCGCCGagccatgcgtgagcgtggtcggcTGAAGAAGATGACTTCATGAGACACCTCCGCCTtgccatgcgtgagcgtggtcggctgaagaagatgacctcccgagccacctccgcagagccatgcgtgagcgtggttAACCAGAGAAGGTGGTGCCTCATACCACCTCCGCCGagccatgcgtgagcgtggtcggcTGAAGAAGATGACTTCATGAGTCACCTCCGCCGagccatgcgtgagcgtggtcggcTGAAGAAGATGACCTCCCGAGACACCTCCGCAGagccatgcgtgagcgtggtcaACCAGAGGCCgtgccatgcgtgagcgtggtcggcTGAAGAAGATGACTTCCCAAGCCACATCGTGTGATGGCACGCCGTCATCCACACCAGTCCTGGCTTCCTCGTCGGGACGACTTCGGAGCCAGAGGGGGAGTCTGTAACACGGCGCGCCCTTTTATTTACTTCGAGCGACAAGCGCCGAGCCTGCCACTACGTCACAGCGAGGActacgcgcgcgcgcagccggttTACCCTGCCCCGAGACCCCGCACGCCGCCGCGTACGTCACACGCGCTCACCGGCTGGCTATAAAAGGCGTGCGAGCCGGCCTAGAAGTCAGTTCGTCCGCGACGCTCCGCGCTTCCGTACCACGGAACACGATGCGCCCGCCGGATTGAACTCGCACACACCGCGATGGTAAGGTCTGCTTCCGTAACACGGAACTGACTGGACATCGCGTTGTATCGTCCCATGCACGCTTCCCGTGCCTACTAGATTGTTAATAGAAATAGTAACTGTTGTCTTGTAGTAGCTAAGTTAATTACGCTAATTAGAATTTGCTCATTGTTTACATACATGCTTAGCTCAAATGCataatccaatcctggttttatGACTTAGATAATTATTCACGCTTATTGCTAtaaatttattaagtaaatgcTATTGTACTAAATATGGCCCTAATGCATACGCCGATCCTAGATTTCCGCTTTAATTAGTTTACTCATACTCTTGATATAAACTTTATTGATTAAACGTAATTGTTTAGTTTCCTATTAAGTGTGGCCCTGATTCATATACCAATCCTTGTTTTGTGTTCTAATTGAATTACTCACGCTTTTGTAATAAGGTTTATCAAGTAAATACAATTGTATAGTTTACCATTGGATCCGGCTCAAATGCATATACCGATCCTCATTTTTGCTTCAAATGTTAAAATCACGCTTTGCCATAAGATTCATTAGTCAATGCAATTAGTATTGCttattattaagtattgttCATATGTACATGCCGATCCTAACTttactgtgatattttgtttgtaCCGACTAATACTTCCGTAATTGAGAGGTTGTCTGCTTTGATCTTGTAATTTAGTCATAGGTCGATTGGCAATAAACACGAGATAAAGCCCTATAGAATTGGTTTTGGTCATTTCTCTCTGTAGGTTAGGTTCCCCTCCTATACATTGGGCGACCCAACGCGGCGCCCTTTTACAAATAGGGCGACCCAACGCGGTGCCCTCTTacagtatttaattatttttttatatacttaaaacttttataatgaaaacttttatttgtagttagttaaatgtagagagagtagagttattttaaagactgattgttacaattattttgattaggtaaaacgattcacatgttattataggtaaataaaacctatgataaaatatgataggttaaagtaaaacctattatatttttaggtatcactatggtaaaataatattaaacatttatttgtacgatcagtataaatatttattcgtttataaatatttttgtgactgactgtacatttgattaaaaattgcttctatctgaccgggggcgtcgaccacgggtgcgtcgaacacagggggactcggccacggacccccTTCGCTGACCTTCGTTTAGGGCTCCATTCCGCGTAATTCCATCTTGAGTAAAAATTCACACACAACACAATAACTTGTGGCCTCATTACACACTATGTCaccaaatacacaattttttaaCGCAGCAAAGTAAAATGTGCTCTGGCGCGGTTCCGGTACTAAGATTTCCTCGTTAGCCGCAGTGGCGCTGTGATCGCGCTTTCAAATTACTCAGGTCAAATTGAGTACTTATATTTTCCAATAATTAGAAATCATAACTTTTCACACATTATTGTAGTCCTAAAAAGTCAATTACGAGTAGTTTTCAATCAGCTGCAATTAATATAATTGCTTTGAAAGAAATGAAGCCTAATAAAAGGTTTATCAATTGAGTTGACAATACTATTCTGTAATCAACTATTTATTGGACAGGAAATgattattcatttatttcattaaaaaacttAATAGAAAATTTTCTACAATATCattttcacaaaataaaaaagatattattatcattaaaaagaaaattattatgtattcatataatgacgtcatcggctTGCAGTTGTATccacattcttcttcttctgctTCATTCTGCTCTTAAAAAGGACGTCAATCCTTACGGCAGTAGGACTTACTGCCtgccacagattagagagtaaaATGCCTTTCTGAGAACAAAAAATTGAACACTAGTTTGTCTACAGCAGCGCCTGATGCTATTTAATATCATTTCACACACAcacgtcggccgtttggtgtagtcacagtagataaatcaaacagtacggaagcttcatacaaacgctcgaaatcagactcacgcacacagacgcacgctttacacgggctctaagcgaacctcgcagtccatccgtcgcgagtgtcgcgcgttgtgtttttaataataattttattgcatgcacgttccgctgtatttttaaaaaacatgccacgagtgtattgcgtagtatacggctgcttgaacttggcatcttcaaaaccagaactttcattttttaaacttcataataattctgaattgtaaaaatgattaaatattactttttaaataaactgcttacatctgattttgtaatagttctttttaaattacgtaattacgctttttaacaatttatgtgttctatttgataaagtaatttgctccgcgcgcttttgtactaagtgatgaactgtatttaaaaaatgaggcaatagctatgtgaaagtaagtatccggtattttatttatgagaatagaatatcttctaccggcctctaatagtacttaatcaatttattcgattatgtattcgatcattatagaacctaattaacgttttatttttttgtttactacttagtcaattaa
Proteins encoded:
- the LOC135084156 gene encoding facilitated trehalose transporter Tret1-like, which encodes MGEVQKNNSFVPFLRQCFVTACVSLNIIGHGAVIGFSAILIPSLRRPESHIHATPAEESYIASIVGIALIAGNIIITPLLNMVGRKTAHLLTIFPVLIGWFITVLADSVTELIVGRFLQGVSMGMLGPLGSIIVAEMTDPKKRGAFLTCVSLSLTIGVLFGHTIGTYLSWQQVALVSSFITFFSLLLIIFAPESPPWLISQGRYEEAEEIFYWLRGRGDNQNDELESMIAAQKMARKSSVAGQKLPIRVHIVRFFRYVGQSFRKPEFFKPILIMLFLYVMFQFSGINVISSYALDIITQVVGPEANSERLMVAMDIERLVCNIIVVFLMRAFKRRTVLFCSGTVCILAYLSKGAYVYAKHSGKLPPSLEGQWFPILLLGIYMASLTLGISSVPFAISGEIFPLEYRGLAGGISVLPLSLNFFIAVKCFPVLTAAIGLPLTYVLYACVVLICLVFIFFLLPETKDRTLQDIEDTFRGMDPRDRRSIQPLKPKEGAEMMRRCSSHILY